ATATGAAGGAGTACTATTTTGCATCAAAAGTAGCAAACAAGAATGCTCTCTTCCAAAAGCATCTGTGAATAGGCCCTTCCACTAGTGTTCATcaaaaataaacatatctatAGATCCACAGGGATCAACTCAAATAATCTATGGCCTCACTATCAAAATATTTTGGAAGGGTCTGGTAGGCTAAAAAATCCTATCAATGCACAATTGCTAACAAAGCTCCTAAATTGGAGTTTGATGtgttaagaggaaaaataatttatgacaTGCTGAAAAGAAAAGCTAGCATGAGGATTGGCCACTCATTTTCTGAGTGTGTACTGATGTCAGCCCAATGTAGTTGCTGTGAAGTCTTACCTCTGAACAGTTTTATTCTTCCCTGCTCAAACCTCCCCTCCTTCCAACTCTCCCCAAACACCTGCTACCCCCCCGacccctcctcaccccactcCCACTTCCCCAGTATGTTCATTATACCTTTGAGTCTTGATCCCACGTCTTTAAAGTTGCTGCTGTCCTCTGAATCCCAAGTAGACTGGAGAATGCCCAGGGGCTCGCGTTGAGGTGGCTGATGGCTTCTGGTCCCCTTTGCTTCCAGGAGGCTTAGCAAATTCTTTGTAGCTTCCTCCCAGCGAATGTACTCCCTCAGCTGCTCCGTCAGGCTCCCTCCTTCATAAACATACGGGGACTCTCCTGTGCTCTTTTTTCCCATTAAGTGTCCTgttcaaaaaca
This genomic stretch from Eubalaena glacialis isolate mEubGla1 chromosome 15, mEubGla1.1.hap2.+ XY, whole genome shotgun sequence harbors:
- the GRP gene encoding gastrin-releasing peptide isoform X2, which encodes MRGRDFALVLLALVLCQAPRGPAAPVSAGAGTVLAKMYPRGNHWAVGHLMGKKSTGESPYVYEGGSLTEQLREYIRWEEATKNLLSLLEAKGTRSHQPPQREPLGILQSTWDSEDSSNFKDVGSRLKGSQREGRNPQLN
- the GRP gene encoding gastrin-releasing peptide isoform X1; the encoded protein is MRGRDFALVLLALVLCQAPRGPAAPVSAGAGTVLAKMYPRGNHWAVGHLMGKKSTGESPYVYEGGSLTEQLREYIRWEEATKNLLSLLEAKGTRSHQPPQREPLGILQSTWDSEDSSNFKDVGSRLKVGGLSTPGSQREGRNPQLN
- the GRP gene encoding gastrin-releasing peptide isoform X3; the protein is MRGRDFALVLLALVLCQAPRGPAAPVSAGAGTVLAKMYPRGNHWAVGHLMGKKSTGESPYVYEGGSLTEQLREYIRWEEATKNLLSLLEAKGTRSHQPPQREPLGILQSTWDSEDSSNFKDLVDSLLQVLSVKEGTPS